The DNA sequence TTGCTCTTTCGCTACCTCCTCCACCACCCCCACCTGGCCCTGGGCGTGCGGGCGGATGGGGAGGAGCGGTTCGTCTACCCGGGCGGGGGGTTTTTGGAGGCGGCCAAGGCCGTCTGGGGGCCGGTGGTGGCCAACCGGCTCCTCAAGGTGGAGCACCGGGAGGGCCCCTACGCCCTGGAGGGGCTCCTCTCCCGGCCGGAGCTGGCCCGGCCCCGGCGGGACCGGCTCTTCCTGGCGGTGAACGGCCGCCCTGCGGAGTGGCCGGAGGGGCTTTTGAAGGCCGTTCTTTCCGCCTACCGGGAGCTTCTTCCCAAGAACAGCTTCCCCGTGGGGGTCCTCAACCTCACCCTGCCCCCGGAGGAGGTCCTGGTCCACACGGCGCCGGAGAAGGCCCGCTTGCGCCTTCTCAAAGACCTCTCCCCCTTCGTGGAGGAGGGGGTGCGGCGGGCCCTCACCTCCGTCCCCCTGGCCCGGGCCCTGCCGGAGCGGTCCTTCGGGCTTTTTCCCGTCCAGGGGTCCGGGGGGTTCCGCCTTCGGTATCTGGGTCAGTTCAGGGAGGCCTACCTCCTGGCCGAGGGGGAGGGGACCCTGTTCATCGTGGACCAGCACGCGGCCCACGAGCGGGTCCTCTACGAGGAGATCCTGAGGCGGTTTAAGGAGGAGCCCCCGGTGGAGCTTCCCGCGCCCGAGGTGGTGGCCCTCTCCCCCGAGGAGGAGGCCCACCTCGAGGCCGCCTCGGAGCTGGGCTTCGTTCTGGAGCCCTTCGGGCCCGGCCGGTACCTGGTGCGGCGGGTGCCCGCCTTCTTGCTCCTCATGGGGAAGGGGTTTGGCCTCCTCCTGGAGGAGGCGCTTAAGGAGGTCCTAAAGACCCCTTTTACGCCCCTCGAGGCCCTGCGGCGGGTGGCCGCCCGGATGGCCTGCCTCCCGGCGGTCAAGGCGGGCCACCCCCTGGCCCAGGCCCCGGCCCAGGCCCTCCTGGACGCCCTCCTGGCCTGCGAGACCCCCTGGGTCTGCCCCCACGGCCGGCCCACGGTCCTGGCGCTTTCCGAGGAGGAGCTGGTCCGCCGCTTTGGAAGGCGGAGCGTGCGGATGGTCCAGTCTCCCTCCTAATGCCACCCCAGCTTGCGCTAGGACGAGGCCCCGGTAAAGCCTTTCCCGAGCCTTCTCGCAAGGGGGCCTAGAGGGGAGTAGGGGAGAGGACCAGCCCGTCCTCGTCCGCGTAGAGCCAGTGCCCGGGGTGGAAGGTCACCCCCGCGAACCGCACCGGGACGTCCACCTCCCCTTGGCCCTCCTTCCGGCTCCTCCGGGGGCAGGGGGCGAGGGCCCGGATGCCGATGGGGTACTGGGCGAGCTCCAGGGTGTCCCGCACCGCCCCGTACACCACCACCCCCGCCCAGCCGTTCTCGTGGGCCAGCCGGGCCAGGTTTCCGCCCAGAAGGGCCGTGCGCAGGGAGCCGCCTCCGTCCACCACCAGGACCTGCCCTCGGCCCTCCGTCTCCAGGAGGCGGCGCACCAGGGCGTTGTCCTCGAGGACCCTCAGGGTGCGGATGGGGCCGAAGAAGGCCCGCTTCCCGCCGAAGTCCCTGAGGATGGGCTCGGCCACCGGGAGGTCCGGGTAAAGGTCCAGAAGGTCCGCCGTCCTCATGGGCTTTATTCTAGGGGAATGGAAGGGGAGGCCCGTCTCGTCATCACCTGCCCCGACCGGCCCGGCATCGTGGCCGCGGTCTCGGGGTTCTTGTTCCAAAGCGGCGCGAACATCACCGACCTGCAGCAGCACTCCACCGACCCCGAGGGGGGGACCTTCTTCATGCGGGTGGCCTTTGACACCGCCCATCTCCTCCTGGACCGGAAGGCCTTCACAGAGCGCTTCCAGGAGGAGGTGGCCGGGCCCTTCCGCATGGCCTGGCGGCTCGGCCTGGAGAAGGACCGCCCCCGCGTGGCCCTTTTGGTCTCCCGCCAGGCGCACGCCCTCTTGGAGCTTCTCTGGCGCTGGCGGACGGGGGAGCTGAAGGCGGAGATCCGCCTCGTCGTCTCCAACCACCCCGACCACCGGGATGAGGTGGAGCGGTTCGGCATCCCCTACCACCACGTCCCTGTGGAGAAGGGCCGCAAGGAGGAGGCGGAGGAGAGGATCCTCGCCCTCTTGGAGGAGGAGAAGGTGGAGCTCGTGGTCCTGGCCCGGTACATGCAGATCCTCTCTCCCCGCTTCGTGGAGCGCTACCCCATGCGCATCATCAACATCCACCACTCCTTCCTCCCCGCCTTTGCCGGGGCCGACCCCTACCGGCAGGCCTACGAGCGGGGGGTGAAGCTCATCGGGGCCACGGCCCACTACGTGACGGAGGAGCTGGACCAGGGGCCCATCATAGAGCAGGACGTGGTCCGGGTCTCCCACCGCCACGGCGTGGCCGAGCTCAGGCGGCTGGGGCGGGAGCTGGAGCGCGCCGTTTTGGCCCGGGCGGTGAAGTGGCACCTGGAGGACCGCGTCCTGGTCCACGGGAACCGGACCGTGGTCTTCAGCGAGTAGGTTTAACCCGGGTATAACCCAAAGGCGGTAAGGTGAAGCCGGGAGGTGGACGATGAACCTGAGAGCGTCCTTCGCGTCCTTTCTGGCCCTGAGCCTTCTGGCGGGCGGGGTGCTTTGGTGGGGGGTCTCCCAGAGCCAGGCCCCGAGGCCGGCCCCCCCTTCCTCGCCTGAGGCCCAGGCCCTTTTGGACTACGAGCGGAACACGGTGGAGATCGTGGACCGGTACGGGGACGGGGTGGTCTACGTGGCGGTGACCACCGCCCCCAGGGCCCTTCCCCTGCCCCCGGGGTTTGAGCCCTTCGCCCCCTTCTTCCAGATGCCCCCCCAGCAGGGGACCGGCTCGGGCTTCGTGATAGACAAGGAGGGGTACATCCTCACCAACTACCACGTGGTGGAGGGGGCGGCCCAGATCACCGTGAAGTTCCACAACGACCCCAAGGAGTACCGGGCCAAGGTGGTGGGGGCGGCCCCGCCTTTGGACGTGGCCCTCCTCAAGGTGGAGGCCCCCAAGGAGAAGCTCGTCCCCCTGGTCCTGGGGGACTCGGACCGGATCAAGGTGGGGCAGAAGGCCATCGCCATGGGCAACCCCTTCGGGCTGGAGTTCACCGTGACCCAGGGCATCGTCTCCGCCATCCGGGAGAACCCGGGGGCGGTGGGGGACGAGTCGGGCCTGGTCCCCCAGGTCATCCAGACGGACGCGGCCATCAACCCCGGGAACTCCGGCGGGCCCCTCCTCAACTCCCGGGGCGAGGTCATCGGCATCAACACCGCCATCTTCACCCCCACGGGCCAGTTCGGGGCGGCCCAGTTCGCGGGGGTGGGCTTCGCCCTGCCCATCAACCTGGTCAAGCAGGTCCTCCCCGACCTGAAGGCGGGCAAGACCCTGACCGCAGGGGAGCTGGTGCGCAACCGTCCCCGGCTCGGGGTGAGCCTCCTGCCCCTCAGCGCCTACCCCGACCGGCTCCGCCAGCAGAACCGCCTGCCCGAGGCCGGGCTCATGGTCATGCAGGTGGAGCCGAACAGCCCCGCCGCCCGGGCCGGCCTGCGGGCGGCCACCCGCTACGCCTACGTCCAGCTCCCCACCGGGGAGAGGCTGCAGGTGGGCCTGGACGGGGACGTGCTCCTCGAGGCGGACGGGGTGCCCCTCTCCTCCATCGCCCAGCTCCGGCAGGTCCTTTACGCCAAGAAGCCGGGGGAGGCGGTGGAGCTCAAGGTCTGGCGGCAGGGGAGGACCCTCACGGTCCGGGTCGTCCCCCAGGTCATTCGCTGAAGCGGGGCCGGTAGGGGAGGCCCACCGCCTGGGCGAAGGCCTCGAGGCCCAAAAGGTCCGGGGCCTCGAGGTGGTAGCGGAAGTTCCACAGGTAGTGCTCCATCAGCGCGGGGTGGACCCGGAGCCGGTCCGCCTCGCGCCGCGCCACCCGGCCCAGGTGGGCCAGGCCCCTCCGCCGGGCTTTGCGCATCCGCTCCACCACCCCCTTGGGGGGCAGGAGGTCCTTCCTCGCCGCCCAGAGGGCGAAGACGAAGGGGAGCCGGGTCTTTTGGAACCAGAGCATGCTCAGGTCGCTCACCCAGACCTCCCCGAACCGGGTGGGGAGGGCCTCCGGGTAGGGGGGGAGGGCGTCCAGGAGGCCCGCGTAGGCGGTGATGGCCCGGTCCCCGATCAGGAGGACCCCGTCAAACTCCTTAAGGAGTTCCAGCCCCCCCGCTTGCCGCTCGTAAAGGGGCCTCACCCCCTCTTCCTCCAGGAGCCACTTTAGGAGGGCCACGCTGGTGGCGCTTTCCGTGGTGAGGGCCACGCGCCGGAGCTCAGAAAGGGGCCGCTTGTGAAACAGGTTGACCGAGTAGACCCGGCCCAGGACCGCCACGGAGAAGTCGGGGAGGGCCACCAGGAGGTCCTGGTGCTGGAGGAAGAAGTGGCTGGAGACCAGGCTCAGCCCTACCGCTCCTTCCCGCACCCAGGCGTTGAGCTGGGTGGGCACCCCGTACCGGAAGGCCAGGGTCCGGGAGGGCCGGAGGTAGTGGTAGAGGGGGGCGGTGTTGGCGTAGGGGGGGACCCCCAAAAGGTAGGGTCTCATAGTCAGGAGGCTTGGGAAAGACTTTGCCGGGGCCCCCAGCTTGGCGCGGGGCCTAGCTGGGGTGGCATCATGCCTTGGCCGGGGCCCAGACGCGCACCTCCCGGTAGAGGGCGTCCCGCTCCACGGGGAGGCGGCCCGCCTGGAGGATGATCCCGGCCAGGGCCTCCTTGGTGAGGCCCAGGGGCGTGGGGCTGCCCGCCGCGTGGACGATCTTCTCCTCTATGAGCGTTCCGTCTATGTCCGAGACCCCCCAGTCCAGGGAGACCTGGGCCAGCTCCGGGGTCAGGGTGGCCCAGTACCCCTTGATGTGGGGGATGTTGTCCAGGTAGATCCGGGCCACGGCCAGGTTCCTGAGGTCGTCCAGGCCGGTGGTGAACTCCCGCTTGCCCAGCTCCCGGGCGAGCGGGTTCCCGTCCGGCTGGAAGGCCAGGGGGATGAAGCTCATGAACCCCCCGGTCTCGTCCTGGAGGCGGCGGAGGCGGTCCATGTGGTCCAGCCGCTCCTCCAGGGTTTCTATGTGGCCGTAGAGCATGGTGGCGTTGGTGGGGATGCCCAGCTCGTGGGCGGTGCGGTGGACCTCCAGCCACCCCTCGGCGGAGACCTTGGCCCGGGCGATCTTCTTCCGCACCCGCTCGGCGAAGATCTCCGCCCCCCCGCCCGGCATGGCGTCCAGACCCGCCTCCTTGAGGGCGGCCAGGACCTCCCGGTAGGGGAGGCGGGCGATCTTGGAGAAGTGGTGGATCTCCGCCGCCGTCCAGGCCTTGACCTGGAGCCCCGGGAAGTTCTCCTTGATGGCCCGGACCAGGTCCAGGTAGTA is a window from the Thermus filiformis genome containing:
- the mutL gene encoding DNA mismatch repair endonuclease MutL — encoded protein: MIRVLPEEVLREIAAGEVVFSVADAVRELLENSLDAGATRVQVALWGGGLERLLVRDNGQGIPKEELPLAVERHTTSKLERLDRIQTLGFRGEGLYALRQAGRLRLTSRPREQLGAATVEAFLDEVRFYAHPGPPGTEAELKDLFLHLPARRRGLSPKEEERKVLLLLFRYLLHHPHLALGVRADGEERFVYPGGGFLEAAKAVWGPVVANRLLKVEHREGPYALEGLLSRPELARPRRDRLFLAVNGRPAEWPEGLLKAVLSAYRELLPKNSFPVGVLNLTLPPEEVLVHTAPEKARLRLLKDLSPFVEEGVRRALTSVPLARALPERSFGLFPVQGSGGFRLRYLGQFREAYLLAEGEGTLFIVDQHAAHERVLYEEILRRFKEEPPVELPAPEVVALSPEEEAHLEAASELGFVLEPFGPGRYLVRRVPAFLLLMGKGFGLLLEEALKEVLKTPFTPLEALRRVAARMACLPAVKAGHPLAQAPAQALLDALLACETPWVCPHGRPTVLALSEEELVRRFGRRSVRMVQSPS
- a CDS encoding menaquinone biosynthetic enzyme MqnA/MqnD family protein — translated: MRPYLLGVPPYANTAPLYHYLRPSRTLAFRYGVPTQLNAWVREGAVGLSLVSSHFFLQHQDLLVALPDFSVAVLGRVYSVNLFHKRPLSELRRVALTTESATSVALLKWLLEEEGVRPLYERQAGGLELLKEFDGVLLIGDRAITAYAGLLDALPPYPEALPTRFGEVWVSDLSMLWFQKTRLPFVFALWAARKDLLPPKGVVERMRKARRRGLAHLGRVARREADRLRVHPALMEHYLWNFRYHLEAPDLLGLEAFAQAVGLPYRPRFSE
- the rraA gene encoding ribonuclease E activity regulator RraA, producing MRTADLLDLYPDLPVAEPILRDFGGKRAFFGPIRTLRVLEDNALVRRLLETEGRGQVLVVDGGGSLRTALLGGNLARLAHENGWAGVVVYGAVRDTLELAQYPIGIRALAPCPRRSRKEGQGEVDVPVRFAGVTFHPGHWLYADEDGLVLSPTPL
- a CDS encoding S1C family serine protease, giving the protein MNLRASFASFLALSLLAGGVLWWGVSQSQAPRPAPPSSPEAQALLDYERNTVEIVDRYGDGVVYVAVTTAPRALPLPPGFEPFAPFFQMPPQQGTGSGFVIDKEGYILTNYHVVEGAAQITVKFHNDPKEYRAKVVGAAPPLDVALLKVEAPKEKLVPLVLGDSDRIKVGQKAIAMGNPFGLEFTVTQGIVSAIRENPGAVGDESGLVPQVIQTDAAINPGNSGGPLLNSRGEVIGINTAIFTPTGQFGAAQFAGVGFALPINLVKQVLPDLKAGKTLTAGELVRNRPRLGVSLLPLSAYPDRLRQQNRLPEAGLMVMQVEPNSPAARAGLRAATRYAYVQLPTGERLQVGLDGDVLLEADGVPLSSIAQLRQVLYAKKPGEAVELKVWRQGRTLTVRVVPQVIR
- the purU gene encoding formyltetrahydrofolate deformylase, whose protein sequence is MEGEARLVITCPDRPGIVAAVSGFLFQSGANITDLQQHSTDPEGGTFFMRVAFDTAHLLLDRKAFTERFQEEVAGPFRMAWRLGLEKDRPRVALLVSRQAHALLELLWRWRTGELKAEIRLVVSNHPDHRDEVERFGIPYHHVPVEKGRKEEAEERILALLEEEKVELVVLARYMQILSPRFVERYPMRIINIHHSFLPAFAGADPYRQAYERGVKLIGATAHYVTEELDQGPIIEQDVVRVSHRHGVAELRRLGRELERAVLARAVKWHLEDRVLVHGNRTVVFSE
- the mqnE gene encoding aminofutalosine synthase MqnE, whose amino-acid sequence is MRGIQDSRLVPIAEKVLSGERISFQEGLVLYETQDLPTLMRLANRVRERKHGHKTYFVHSLRFSQTNICYVGCTFCAFQRRFGEEGAWDYGVEEAVEWIRARYQPGMTEIHITAGHHPKRPFQYYLDLVRAIKENFPGLQVKAWTAAEIHHFSKIARLPYREVLAALKEAGLDAMPGGGAEIFAERVRKKIARAKVSAEGWLEVHRTAHELGIPTNATMLYGHIETLEERLDHMDRLRRLQDETGGFMSFIPLAFQPDGNPLARELGKREFTTGLDDLRNLAVARIYLDNIPHIKGYWATLTPELAQVSLDWGVSDIDGTLIEEKIVHAAGSPTPLGLTKEALAGIILQAGRLPVERDALYREVRVWAPAKA